A single region of the Prevotella sp. HUN102 genome encodes:
- a CDS encoding bifunctional ADP-dependent NAD(P)H-hydrate dehydratase/NAD(P)H-hydrate epimerase, producing the protein MKIFTNAQIHELDKYTIEHEPIKSIDLMERAAKALTHSIMEQWSNQTPVVVFAGPGNNGGDALAVARLLFAENYQVKVVLFNISNQLSEDCATNKQRLLDMKQFKDFTEVTATFEPPDLTAETLVVDGLFGSGLNKPLAGGFASLIKYINQSPSKVVSIDVPSGLMSEDNSFNVRANIIHADLTLTLHQKKLSFLFGDMQPFLGELKVLDIRLSQEYINKTEAQFSILEESDIRSRLLHRGDFAHKGQMGNALIIAGSYGMAGASVLATKACLRSGVGKATVHTPKKNYDIMQISVPEAVMQMDHEETTFSEAVDTEDFDALGIGPGLGLSENTAIAMISQIRRAQCPVVADADALNMLASHRAWMQQLPRNIIMTPHPLEFDRLSGSPANGDYERLQQARDMAQSLHAYILLKGHYSALCMPNGHVCFNPTGNSGMATAGSGDVLTGIITALLARGYKQEDACAVGMYIHGLAGDFAEKEVGKESLIASDIINYLPEAFKRLND; encoded by the coding sequence ATGAAGATATTCACTAATGCTCAGATACACGAGCTTGACAAATACACAATAGAACACGAGCCCATCAAGTCCATTGACCTTATGGAGCGTGCTGCGAAAGCATTGACCCATTCGATTATGGAACAATGGAGCAACCAGACACCAGTGGTGGTCTTTGCAGGCCCGGGCAACAACGGTGGTGATGCACTTGCAGTCGCCCGTCTGCTATTTGCCGAGAACTATCAGGTAAAGGTGGTGCTCTTCAATATTTCCAACCAACTTTCCGAGGATTGCGCAACCAACAAGCAACGCTTATTGGATATGAAGCAATTCAAGGATTTCACGGAAGTTACGGCTACATTTGAACCACCTGACCTCACGGCTGAAACGCTGGTAGTGGACGGATTGTTCGGTTCTGGGCTGAACAAGCCTTTGGCCGGAGGCTTTGCTTCGCTGATAAAATACATCAATCAAAGTCCGTCAAAGGTTGTAAGTATCGACGTTCCTTCAGGTTTGATGTCCGAGGATAACTCTTTCAATGTCAGGGCAAACATCATTCACGCCGACCTGACGCTTACGCTCCACCAGAAGAAGCTCTCTTTCCTGTTCGGAGATATGCAACCGTTCCTCGGGGAACTGAAAGTGCTCGACATTCGTCTGAGTCAGGAATATATCAATAAGACAGAGGCACAGTTTTCCATACTCGAAGAATCGGACATACGCAGTCGTCTGCTCCATCGCGGAGACTTTGCACACAAAGGACAGATGGGAAATGCGCTCATCATAGCAGGCAGTTACGGTATGGCCGGCGCATCAGTGCTTGCCACGAAAGCCTGTTTACGTTCCGGCGTAGGCAAGGCCACGGTACACACGCCTAAAAAGAATTACGACATTATGCAGATTTCGGTTCCCGAAGCAGTTATGCAGATGGACCACGAAGAGACCACTTTCTCCGAAGCTGTGGACACGGAAGATTTCGACGCACTGGGAATAGGTCCCGGCTTAGGACTGTCAGAGAACACAGCTATTGCAATGATTTCGCAGATTCGCCGTGCGCAATGTCCGGTTGTGGCTGATGCAGACGCATTGAATATGCTGGCGAGCCACCGTGCGTGGATGCAGCAACTTCCAAGAAACATCATTATGACGCCACATCCATTGGAATTCGACCGTTTGAGTGGCTCGCCTGCCAACGGAGACTACGAACGTCTGCAACAAGCAAGGGATATGGCACAGTCTCTCCACGCATACATCCTTCTCAAAGGACATTACAGCGCACTCTGTATGCCCAATGGACACGTTTGTTTCAACCCAACCGGCAACAGCGGTATGGCTACAGCCGGCAGCGGAGATGTGCTCACCGGCATTATCACGGCACTATTGGCACGTGGCTACAAGCAGGAAGATGCCTGCGCAGTAGGTATGTATATTCACGGATTGGCAGGAGATTTTGCCGAAAAGGAAGTTGGAAAGGAAAGTCTGATAGCAAGCGACATCATCAACTATCTTCCGGAAGCATTCAAACGACTGAACGATTAG